Proteins encoded in a region of the Ornithodoros turicata isolate Travis chromosome 3, ASM3712646v1, whole genome shotgun sequence genome:
- the LOC135389265 gene encoding piggyBac transposable element-derived protein 3-like, whose amino-acid sequence MPQKPIKRGYKVWVRADANGYICQFEIYTGRGKDTVPEHGLGERVVRSLSEALHNKHHHVFFDNFFTSVPLLTDLLEKGVYGTGTIRANRKFLPELKSDKAMKRGDVDQRVSARGILVAKWKDKRCVTVASNAHGTEISTVPRKSKDGSTETIPCPQVVLDYNSHMGYVDKADMMKSIYEIDRKSRKWWHRIAFHFLDVAIVNAHVLYNQVATNANVTLKDFRTELVAGMLGAQELNKKGTKRKRSEVCSFKKQVPADIRTWDAYLTLAHNTCTRMTEQPLN is encoded by the exons ATGCCGCAGAAGCCGATCAAACGCGGGTacaaggtgtgggttcgagccgACGCAAACGGGTACATCTGCCAGTTTGAGATCTATACTGGCCGTGGAAAGGATACGGTGCCCGAGCACGGCCTTGGTGAACGTGTTGTGCGATCCCTGTCAGAGGCCCTCCACAACAAACATCATCACGTGTTCTTTGATAATTTCTTTACATCGGTGCCTCTGCTCACAGACCTTCTGGAGAAAGGTGTATATGGCACTGGTACCATTCGTGCAAACAGGAAGTTTCTTCCAGAACTCAAGTCCGATAAGGCAATGAAAAGGGGGGACGTAGACCAGAGAGTGTCAGCTAGGGGTATCTTGGTAGCCAAATGGAAAGACAAGAGGTGTGTGACAGTTGCATCAAATGCCCACGGTACCGAAATATCAACAGTGCCGAGGAAGTCCAAAGACGGATCAACAGAAACCATCCCGTGCCCACAGGTGGTCCTAGACTACAATTCCCACATGGGATACGTGGACAAAGCTGATATGATGAAGAGTATTTATGAAATCGACCGGAAAAGCCGCAAGTGGTGGCATCGGATTGCTTTTCATTTCCTGGATGTTGCAATAGTAAACGCGCATGTCCTATACAATCAGGTAGCCACGAATGCTAATGTCACCCTCAAGGATTTTCGCACGGAACTTGTAGCAGGCATGCTGGGAGCACAAGAACTCAATAAAAAGGGGACAAAAAGGAAGCGATCTGAGGTTTGCTCATTCAAGAAGCAGGTTCCCGCTGACATCAG AACATGGGATGCATACCTCaccctggctcacaacacatgCACCCGTATGACAGAACAGCCACTCAACTGA